The Myxococcales bacterium DNA segment TGCGAAAAACGTCTGGTCGCTTGAAGACCTCTTTGTCAGTCCCCGTGCACGCCGCACAGGAGCTGCCCGGGCCCTGATGAACCGGGCAAAACAACTTGGGGACGAAACCGGCGCCGCTTGGCTCAGGCTGCAAACAGCAGTGACCAATATTCCCGGTCAGACGCTGTACGAAAGCCAAGGTTGGGATCGCGACACGGAGTTTTATACGTACTTTCTTTCGCTCGACGACTGACGATTGGAGCTTCCTGAAGGACTTGTCGGGAGCGGTACATTGCAGCCTTCGAAGCCCCTGCCGGAGCAGTGTAAAGGCGTGTCGGGTCAGGGGAGTTTGGCGAAGCCCAGTTCCGAGAAGATTCTCAGCATATCCGGGCCGGCCG contains these protein-coding regions:
- a CDS encoding GNAT family N-acetyltransferase, which encodes MTEIIRADPSHLDLIAPLFDAYRQFYEQPADLTKARNFIEARLKNDDSVIFLALDPDGSAIGFTQLFPSFCSVAAKNVWSLEDLFVSPRARRTGAARALMNRAKQLGDETGAAWLRLQTAVTNIPGQTLYESQGWDRDTEFYTYFLSLDD